The sequence GGATGCGTCAGAAAAGACGCACAATTCCCTTCTGACAGCTGCTGTGGGTGAAGTTGTAGTGTAGGCTCTGGGAATAGAAGCTGGGACAGTTCTTTCAAAGATGCTCTCCAAGATGTCCATGCTTCCTCCATTTCTTGGGGCAAAGACGAGTCCCAGTCACCTTTCTCAGTTGTGAGTTCTCTCAGAATTGCCTTGCCTTGTATTGTGACTGGCGCTACAAACCCTAGAGGATCATAGAGGCTGTTGATTGTGGACAAGACACCCCGTAGAGTGTAGGGTTTTATCTCATCAGAGACGCTGAAGTGGAAGCAGTCGGTCTGGAGGTCCAAATTGATTCCAAGACTACGCTGCATTGGCAGCGTATCTGCACTGAGATCCAGGTCTTTAAGGTCTTTTGCACGATCTTTGGCCGGAAAGGCCTCCATGACCTCCTTTTTGTTTGCTGCGATCTTGTGTAGTCTTAGGTTTGATTTGGCGAGAAcatcctgtgtttttttcaacaGGTTGACCGCAGCTACGACTGTGGGCAGGGACTTCAACCCATCGTCTACATAGAAGTCACGCATCACAAAGCGTTGGACGTCAAGGTCGATGTTGAGCTCCCTGACCTGAACAGACTGGTGCAGTCCATGAATCGCTACTGCGGGTGAAGGACTATTTCCAAAGACGTGGACCGTCATTCGATACTCTGTAATGTCTTTGAAGGGGTCGTTATCTTGGAACCATAGAAAACGTAGGAAGTTCCCTATCGTCTTCCCTTACTGAAAAACAATAGAAGATCTGTTCTATGTCC comes from Platichthys flesus chromosome 1, fPlaFle2.1, whole genome shotgun sequence and encodes:
- the LOC133956282 gene encoding uncharacterized protein LOC133956282 isoform X2, translating into MTVHVFGNSPSPAVAIHGLHQSVQVRELNIDLDVQRFVMRDFYVDDGLKSLPTVVAAVNLLKKTQDVLAKSNLRLHKIAANKKEVMEAFPAKDRAKDLKDLDLSADTLPMQRSLGINLDLQTDCFHFSVSDEIKPYTLRGVLSTINSLYDPLGFVAPVTIQGKAILRELTTEKGDWDSSLPQEMEEAWTSWRASLKELSQLLFPEPTLQLHPQQLSEGNCASFLTHPRKPSPLWHI